From Fervidobacterium sp., the proteins below share one genomic window:
- a CDS encoding DUF3307 domain-containing protein, which yields MNALNHYFPYFFFGHLVGDYVLQNSYIAAKKGKDIRVLLLHTVLVFTAQLLVIVGKGFGLQEFIVVLLMSLLHFGIDYLKFLCKTEFCKTWYYYVFDQLLHLTTLFLATQFVNVQPFLSRTIAVIFSTSIFNGYFLSILVHFIFSNGVYKRDYMGYILRMLAPFIYILNIYFFVIYAGICFTVVCLRFSKSNLLNYLLTVFSTMILMEVML from the coding sequence TTGAACGCGTTAAATCACTATTTTCCATATTTTTTCTTTGGTCATTTAGTAGGTGATTATGTACTTCAGAATAGTTATATAGCAGCTAAGAAGGGAAAAGACATCAGAGTTCTTTTATTACATACAGTGCTTGTATTTACAGCTCAGCTGTTAGTGATTGTTGGAAAAGGATTTGGATTGCAAGAATTTATAGTTGTTCTTCTGATGAGTTTATTGCATTTTGGCATTGATTACTTAAAATTCCTGTGCAAAACAGAATTTTGTAAAACTTGGTATTATTACGTATTCGACCAACTACTTCATCTCACAACGTTGTTTTTAGCAACGCAGTTTGTAAATGTCCAACCGTTCCTCAGTCGTACGATTGCAGTTATATTTTCAACTTCAATTTTCAATGGATATTTTCTCAGTATACTTGTTCATTTTATTTTTTCAAATGGGGTTTATAAAAGGGATTACATGGGTTATATTCTTAGAATGTTAGCCCCTTTCATTTACATTTTGAATATTTACTTTTTTGTTATCTACGCTGGGATTTGTTTTACAGTTGTTTGCTTGCGCTTTTCCAAATCCAATCTGT
- a CDS encoding adenylate/guanylate cyclase domain-containing protein has protein sequence MRKIYLLVIGISIFFIWAILFNVKFVKVLDLKIMDLFYNLRGRIYKKVDVVVVGVDEYSLSALEVEGDTWPWKREVYGKLLEKVFEDGAKVAAFDISFTEAGEEDSDSYFASTLLIYGNVILGTYLINEKTTYLSYDNRLREMIEKNTSYLDYAYKMTNFREFGLLNPFTIYKIRPVYEPFAVSAYSASYEIGALDADGIVRKIPLLVIEEWARETGISSGVLPHMNVLTAAVYMGINPQNLLIDFAKRKIIIGNKNISFDNSGYMHIWFYGKGSDVFPEVPFYKVLNGEFKKGTFKDKIVLIGYTATAKGLYDLRVTPFSNNEAGVFVHANAIQNLISEEYIKPISPFYNSIIFICIMIIVGMLISLKSQFVTSVLLMMPIIILITSFFLFLQRIYIVTFHPFFGTLTVAVVKTLSDFLRESAEKRRMKEYLYRYVPDKVAEEILNKGELKLGGETRNVVVLFSDIKGFTSMSEKLTPEEVVSFLNVYLTKMSEIIRYKYEGTIDKFIGDAIMAIFGAPVSYENDIDRSLKCALEMRSALKELNKETGLNLDSGIGIHYGPAIVGNIGAPFRMDYTCIGDTVNTASRIEHLTREVDAEIIVSEDVMKRTDNFTFEYIGSFSVKGKSNELRLYKLIGEKVKDNLSE, from the coding sequence ATGCGCAAAATATATCTGCTTGTGATTGGGATTTCAATATTCTTCATATGGGCTATATTATTCAATGTTAAGTTTGTCAAAGTATTAGATTTGAAAATAATGGATTTGTTTTATAACTTACGTGGTAGAATATATAAAAAAGTCGATGTAGTAGTTGTAGGTGTTGATGAATACTCATTGAGTGCCCTGGAGGTCGAAGGTGATACATGGCCTTGGAAGAGAGAGGTGTATGGCAAGTTACTTGAGAAGGTATTTGAAGATGGTGCCAAGGTTGCGGCATTTGATATTTCATTTACAGAAGCTGGGGAGGAAGATAGTGATAGTTATTTTGCAAGTACTTTGTTGATTTACGGTAATGTTATTCTCGGAACGTATTTGATAAATGAAAAGACTACTTATTTATCTTACGACAATCGATTAAGAGAAATGATTGAGAAAAACACAAGTTATTTGGATTATGCATACAAGATGACCAATTTTAGAGAATTTGGACTTCTAAATCCTTTTACTATTTATAAAATCAGGCCAGTTTATGAACCATTTGCGGTGTCCGCTTACAGTGCAAGTTACGAGATAGGTGCACTTGATGCTGATGGTATAGTTAGGAAAATACCATTGTTGGTTATAGAAGAATGGGCAAGGGAAACAGGGATATCATCTGGTGTATTGCCTCATATGAATGTTTTGACTGCAGCTGTCTACATGGGGATTAATCCCCAAAATTTACTTATCGACTTTGCCAAAAGAAAAATAATTATCGGTAATAAGAATATTAGTTTTGATAATTCCGGTTATATGCACATTTGGTTTTACGGAAAAGGAAGCGACGTTTTTCCAGAGGTTCCTTTTTATAAAGTCTTGAATGGGGAGTTTAAGAAAGGAACTTTTAAGGACAAAATAGTTCTTATTGGTTATACTGCCACAGCCAAAGGATTATACGATTTAAGGGTAACTCCATTTTCCAACAACGAGGCAGGAGTCTTTGTACATGCCAATGCTATACAAAACCTGATAAGTGAAGAATACATCAAACCAATATCACCATTTTATAATTCTATAATTTTTATATGTATAATGATTATCGTAGGAATGTTGATTTCTTTGAAAAGTCAGTTTGTAACTTCTGTTTTGTTGATGATGCCTATCATTATTCTTATCACTTCTTTCTTTTTATTTTTGCAAAGAATTTATATTGTAACATTCCATCCATTTTTTGGAACTTTAACAGTTGCTGTTGTGAAGACACTCTCAGATTTTTTAAGAGAAAGTGCGGAAAAAAGAAGGATGAAAGAATATTTGTACAGATACGTACCGGATAAGGTTGCCGAGGAAATTTTGAATAAAGGCGAGTTAAAACTTGGTGGTGAAACGAGAAACGTGGTTGTACTTTTTTCTGATATTAAAGGTTTTACATCTATGTCTGAGAAATTAACACCTGAAGAGGTTGTTTCTTTCTTGAATGTATATTTGACAAAGATGAGTGAGATTATAAGATACAAATACGAAGGGACTATAGATAAATTTATTGGTGATGCAATAATGGCTATTTTTGGTGCTCCAGTTTCTTATGAAAATGATATAGATCGCTCTTTGAAGTGTGCATTGGAGATGCGTTCAGCTCTAAAAGAATTGAATAAAGAAACGGGGTTAAATTTGGACAGTGGCATAGGTATACATTACGGGCCTGCAATCGTTGGAAACATAGGTGCTCCTTTTAGGATGGATTATACTTGCATAGGAGATACCGTTAATACTGCTTCAAGAATTGAGCATTTAACAAGAGAAGTTGATGCAGAAATAATAGTTTCTGAAGATGTAATGAAAAGAACGGATAATTTTACTTTTGAATACATAGGTAGTTTTTCTGTTAAAGGAAAGAGTAACGAGTTGAGATTGTACAAGTTGATTGGTGAAAAGGTTAAGGATAACCTATCAGAATAA
- a CDS encoding phosphohydrolase gives MNERGFIERNLNGTNYNINFDKRTFKITGNIPRQDDIYEFAMEYRLQIDEKVFDLLNYLLTANNIEELKNKVESFFKNRYQKVVKVSYKEENNELLIQNDVLKIPILSKNSGNLGHMTITGEFLINQVLGFLAFYDSFVSVIEGLILSYRLSQLLESALNTLYLALNKRARLTKQELSGMERIVTKLSEHEGIDIELGLIALKTANVGLIGVRDELFEKIRTKNITSQEWEEFLKHTDYGYEILKHLDVQIDLLDACLYHHEVLDGTGPKGLIGVQIPKLAMIIGIAENIVLLGHELHELFGKYPDEYLEIVSETIECDNK, from the coding sequence ATGAACGAGAGAGGATTTATAGAGAGGAACTTAAATGGTACAAACTACAACATTAATTTTGATAAGAGAACTTTTAAAATAACTGGTAACATACCAAGGCAGGATGATATTTATGAGTTTGCTATGGAATACAGACTCCAGATAGATGAGAAGGTGTTTGACCTTCTAAATTATCTTTTAACAGCAAACAACATAGAAGAATTAAAAAATAAAGTTGAGAGCTTTTTCAAAAATAGGTATCAAAAAGTAGTCAAAGTGTCTTACAAAGAGGAAAATAACGAATTGCTTATTCAAAATGATGTGTTGAAAATTCCTATATTGAGCAAAAATTCAGGTAATCTTGGACATATGACAATAACTGGTGAATTTCTCATTAACCAAGTTCTTGGTTTTTTGGCATTTTACGATTCCTTTGTGTCAGTGATAGAGGGTTTAATATTAAGTTATAGACTTAGCCAGCTGCTTGAGAGTGCTTTAAATACCCTTTATTTAGCTCTCAACAAGAGGGCAAGGTTAACAAAACAAGAACTCTCTGGAATGGAAAGAATAGTTACAAAGTTATCTGAGCACGAAGGAATAGATATAGAGCTCGGTTTAATAGCTCTCAAGACTGCCAATGTTGGTTTGATCGGTGTTCGAGACGAGTTATTTGAAAAGATAAGGACGAAAAATATAACTTCTCAAGAATGGGAAGAGTTTTTAAAACACACAGACTATGGGTATGAGATTTTGAAACACCTCGATGTTCAAATTGATCTGTTGGATGCTTGTCTCTATCATCATGAGGTCCTTGATGGTACAGGTCCAAAGGGCTTAATTGGTGTTCAGATACCTAAGTTAGCTATGATAATTGGTATTGCAGAAAATATAGTGCTCTTGGGACATGAGTTACATGAACTTTTTGGAAAGTACCCAGATGAGTACTTAGAAATTGTAAGCGAAACAATAGAATGTGATAATAAATAA